A window from Burkholderiales bacterium encodes these proteins:
- a CDS encoding cAMP phosphodiesterase class-II:metallo-beta-lactamase superfamily protein → MLLDENILIDAGTGVGDLSLEELKKIDHVFVTHSHLDHVAYIPFLVDTVGWMRSDPVTVHATPATLEILKEHLFNWKIWPDFSCIPDPDIPYMRYGHLEVGETVDLNGRKITPLPAHHVVPAVGFRLESRSASLIFSGDTTTNDALWEWVNRTRNLRYLIIETAFGDGERDLAIASKHLCPSLLREELKKIELEVKPEIYITHLKPGESDSILEEIEAAVEGFCVKRLENNQVFEF, encoded by the coding sequence ATGCTGCTCGACGAGAACATCCTGATCGACGCGGGAACGGGGGTCGGAGACCTGAGTCTCGAGGAGCTCAAAAAAATCGACCATGTGTTCGTCACCCACTCCCATCTGGATCACGTGGCCTACATCCCCTTCCTGGTGGACACCGTCGGCTGGATGAGAAGCGATCCCGTGACCGTGCACGCGACGCCCGCGACGCTGGAGATCCTCAAAGAGCATTTGTTCAACTGGAAGATCTGGCCCGATTTCTCCTGCATTCCCGACCCCGATATCCCGTACATGCGTTACGGCCACCTCGAGGTGGGGGAAACCGTCGACCTGAACGGCAGAAAGATCACCCCGCTGCCGGCCCACCACGTGGTGCCGGCGGTCGGGTTTCGGCTGGAGAGCCGATCGGCGAGCCTGATTTTTTCCGGCGATACCACGACCAACGACGCGCTGTGGGAATGGGTCAACCGGACCCGCAACCTGCGCTATCTCATCATCGAGACCGCCTTCGGCGACGGGGAAAGAGACCTGGCGATCGCCTCCAAACACCTGTGCCCGAGCCTGCTGCGCGAAGAGCTGAAAAAGATCGAGCTCGAGGTGAAACCGGAAATCTACATCACTCATCTCAAGCCGGGCGAGTCGGATTCGATCTTGGAGGAAATCGAGGCGGCGGTGGAGGGCTTTTGCGTAAAGAGGCTGGAAAACAACCAGGTATTCGAGTTTTAG
- the pppL gene encoding protein phosphatase, whose protein sequence is MKPGNALEMVSVTDPGMVRAHNEDSVGILPEEGVAILADGMGGYNAGEVASGIVVSLMTAELKEALARQDPADVDLLSGKLMAEAILREEIRRANASVYQAAQSLPQYAGMGTTLVAALFFDNRVAIGHIGDSRSYRFRGDQLTQMTRDHSLLQEQIDSGMISREEARQSMHKNLVTRALGIDPEVDAEIHVHDVRPEDIYLLCSDGLNDMVDDEEIRLTLASLRSNLPLAARQLVQMANDNGGRDNVSVILVRAKHEFPVRRRGLSHLLSKLKK, encoded by the coding sequence ATGAAGCCGGGGAATGCGCTGGAAATGGTGAGCGTAACCGATCCTGGCATGGTCCGTGCTCATAACGAGGACAGCGTTGGGATCCTACCTGAGGAAGGGGTCGCGATTCTGGCGGATGGGATGGGGGGCTACAACGCCGGAGAGGTGGCGAGCGGAATCGTCGTGTCCCTGATGACGGCCGAGCTCAAGGAGGCATTGGCCCGGCAAGATCCGGCGGATGTCGATCTCCTGAGCGGCAAGCTGATGGCGGAAGCCATACTGAGAGAGGAAATCCGGCGGGCGAACGCGTCGGTCTATCAGGCGGCGCAAAGCCTGCCCCAATACGCCGGGATGGGAACGACCCTGGTGGCAGCGCTTTTTTTCGACAACCGGGTGGCCATCGGCCACATCGGGGACTCGCGCAGCTACCGGTTCAGGGGTGACCAGTTGACGCAGATGACCCGGGATCATTCCTTGCTCCAGGAGCAGATCGACAGCGGCATGATCAGCCGGGAGGAGGCGCGGCAGTCGATGCACAAAAACTTGGTTACCCGGGCGCTGGGAATCGATCCCGAGGTGGATGCGGAAATCCACGTCCACGACGTGCGCCCCGAGGACATCTACCTGCTGTGCTCGGACGGGCTGAACGACATGGTGGATGACGAGGAGATCCGGCTCACCTTGGCGAGCCTGCGCTCCAACCTGCCGCTAGCGGCGCGCCAGTTGGTGCAGATGGCGAACGACAACGGCGGGCGGGACAACGTTTCGGTCATTCTCGTGCGGGCCAAGCACGAGTTCCCGGTGCGGCGGCGCGGGCTCTCGCACCTGCTTTCGAAGCTCAAGAAATAA
- the fmt gene encoding methionyl-tRNA formyltransferase translates to MEAFLSRGDAVAGVFVAPEKEGARPDPLKVAAQEKGLPLFQFPSYRKAEAQDALRQLKVDLGIMAYVLLFAPQEFVNIPKHGTIQYHPSLLPKYRGPSSINWPIIRGDTRTGLTIFRPTDGLDEGPIVLQKEVDIGPDETLGDVYFNKLFPLGVQAMLEAADLVVAGKHKEVVQDESRASYEGWCREAEARINWHNHVDFIYNLIRGCNPAPGAWTTLNGKKLQIFDARKLIYRRFGDVSGKIGEVTQITDTGFKVSAQGGQIEVMRVKPEEGKKVSAAEFVKAAGITVGTMLGT, encoded by the coding sequence ATGGAGGCCTTTCTCTCCCGCGGCGACGCCGTCGCGGGCGTGTTCGTGGCCCCGGAGAAGGAGGGTGCCAGGCCCGATCCGCTGAAAGTGGCGGCCCAGGAGAAGGGGCTGCCCCTGTTTCAGTTCCCGTCCTACAGGAAAGCGGAAGCCCAGGACGCCTTGCGCCAGCTCAAGGTAGACCTGGGCATCATGGCTTACGTGCTGCTGTTCGCGCCCCAGGAGTTCGTGAACATCCCGAAGCACGGCACCATCCAGTATCACCCGTCCCTGCTGCCGAAGTACCGCGGTCCCAGCTCCATCAACTGGCCCATCATTCGCGGCGACACCCGCACCGGCCTCACCATCTTCCGTCCGACCGACGGGCTGGACGAAGGACCGATCGTCCTCCAGAAGGAAGTGGACATCGGACCCGACGAGACCTTGGGGGACGTGTACTTCAACAAGCTCTTCCCGCTGGGCGTGCAGGCTATGCTGGAGGCGGCGGACCTAGTGGTCGCGGGCAAGCACAAGGAGGTAGTGCAGGACGAGTCCCGGGCGAGCTACGAGGGCTGGTGCCGAGAGGCCGAGGCGCGCATCAACTGGCATAACCACGTGGACTTCATCTACAACCTGATCCGTGGCTGCAACCCAGCGCCCGGCGCCTGGACCACCTTGAACGGGAAGAAGCTGCAGATTTTCGACGCCCGCAAGTTGATCTATCGCCGTTTCGGCGATGTGAGCGGCAAGATTGGCGAGGTCACCCAGATCACCGATACCGGCTTCAAGGTGAGCGCCCAGGGCGGCCAGATCGAGGTGATGCGGGTGAAGCCAGAGGAGGGCAAGAAGGTCTCCGCCGCTGAATTCGTGAAGGCTGCAGGTATTACGGTGGGCACCATGCTCGGGACCTGA
- the frc gene encoding formyl-CoA:oxalate CoA-transferase, whose translation MDKALSGFRILDMTHVQAGPTASQLLAWLGADVIKLEPPTGDVTRGQLRDVPNADSLYFTMLNCNKRSITVNLKNPMGKEVLTDLIKRCDVLMENFGPGVLDRLGFSWEKVRQINPRIVMASIKGFGSSGPYADFKAYENVAQAMGGSMSTTGFPDGPPLVTGAQIGDSGTGLHLAIGILAALHHRNRTGRGQYVEVAMMDGVMNLCRVKFRDHQRLQRGPLPEYSVPTQGLKATPRAGNDSGGGQLGNAIKCKPGGPNDYLYVVVQEAVWEALANRVGGEALAKDPRFATIGERRKNQAEMWRILNEFASKYTKWELMKILNELDVPCGPIMSTEDLMNDEHVKLREMVVELDHPQRGKWYNVGMPIKLSDSPAEIKRSPLLGEHTDEILAEVLGYTQDHIDSLREAGAFSKQPAKVPEYHEPRTD comes from the coding sequence ATGGACAAGGCACTCTCGGGATTTCGAATCCTGGACATGACCCACGTTCAGGCGGGGCCGACCGCCTCGCAATTGCTTGCTTGGCTCGGAGCTGACGTGATCAAGCTGGAGCCCCCCACGGGGGACGTGACCCGCGGGCAGTTGCGCGACGTCCCGAACGCGGACAGCCTGTATTTCACCATGCTCAACTGCAACAAGCGGTCGATCACGGTGAACCTCAAGAACCCCATGGGCAAGGAGGTGCTGACCGACCTGATCAAGAGGTGCGACGTGCTCATGGAAAACTTCGGCCCCGGGGTGCTGGACCGGCTGGGTTTCTCCTGGGAGAAGGTGCGGCAGATCAACCCGCGCATCGTCATGGCCTCCATCAAGGGATTCGGCAGCTCCGGCCCCTACGCCGATTTCAAGGCCTACGAGAACGTGGCCCAGGCCATGGGAGGCTCCATGAGCACCACCGGTTTCCCCGACGGGCCGCCCCTGGTGACCGGCGCCCAGATCGGCGACTCGGGAACGGGGCTCCATCTCGCCATCGGCATCCTGGCGGCACTGCACCATCGCAACCGCACCGGCCGCGGCCAGTACGTGGAAGTGGCGATGATGGATGGGGTCATGAACCTGTGCCGGGTCAAGTTCCGCGACCATCAGCGTCTGCAGCGCGGCCCTCTGCCCGAGTACTCCGTACCGACCCAGGGGCTGAAGGCCACGCCCCGGGCGGGCAACGACTCGGGCGGCGGCCAGCTCGGGAACGCCATCAAATGCAAGCCAGGCGGCCCCAACGACTATTTGTACGTCGTGGTGCAGGAGGCGGTGTGGGAGGCGCTGGCCAATCGCGTGGGCGGCGAGGCCCTGGCCAAGGATCCCCGCTTTGCCACCATCGGGGAGCGTCGCAAGAACCAGGCGGAGATGTGGCGCATCCTGAACGAGTTCGCCTCCAAGTACACCAAGTGGGAGTTGATGAAGATCTTGAACGAGCTCGACGTGCCGTGCGGTCCTATCATGAGCACCGAGGACCTCATGAACGACGAGCACGTGAAGCTCCGGGAAATGGTGGTCGAGCTGGATCACCCGCAGCGGGGCAAGTGGTACAACGTGGGCATGCCGATCAAGCTCTCGGATTCGCCTGCGGAAATCAAGCGCTCCCCGCTGCTGGGAGAGCATACCGACGAGATCCTGGCGGAAGTGCTCGGCTACACCCAGGACCATATCGACTCGCTGCGCGAGGCGGGGGCTTTTTCCAAACAGCCCGCCAAGGTGCCGGAATACCACGAGCCGCGCACGGACTAG
- a CDS encoding acetolactate synthase gives MGTVETQVASGQDVKLISGGQIVAKFLKQEGINHIFTISGGHIIDIYNGCLDEGIRIVDVRHEQVAAHAADAYARITGNLGCAVVTAGPGTTDAVTGVANAFRAESPMLLIGGGGPLKQYKMGALQDLAHVPMMTPITKFASTVMTTERCAEMMSQAVREMYNGAPGPGYLEIPHDVLDAKVDASKVRIPKNYRVRGEFIGDPNELAKAAEAIATAERPVVLFGTQTRTCRAHEAVDRFARHFNIPVYVNGAARGTLPRNHPYNFMPSRRVAFDNADVIFLVGTPLDFRMGYGRRLNPKAKIIILDMDYKNVGYNRDFDIGLVGNIRAILNAMCEASKGDVARKHDPFIKMLREEEEKTKNKNDKIVKDDSRVPIHPLRLVHEINEFLLEDTVFIGDGGDIVTFSGSVVRPHKPGGWMDPGPLGTLGVGTGFALASRLLQPERDVVVLFGDGSFGLTGFDFETMVRNKLPFVGVIGNNASWNQIRYGQAMKYGKERGDVGNVLADVRFDKFAEAMGGFGIRVTEPNQIRPALEKARDAGVPALVDVVIDREVYSSGTMNQTMYK, from the coding sequence ATGGGAACCGTTGAAACACAAGTCGCCAGCGGGCAGGACGTTAAGCTCATCAGCGGCGGCCAGATCGTGGCCAAGTTCCTCAAGCAAGAGGGCATCAACCACATCTTCACCATTTCCGGCGGGCACATCATCGACATCTACAACGGCTGCCTGGACGAGGGCATCCGCATCGTGGACGTGCGCCACGAGCAGGTGGCCGCCCACGCGGCCGACGCCTACGCCAGGATCACCGGCAATCTCGGGTGCGCGGTGGTGACCGCCGGCCCGGGCACCACCGACGCGGTGACGGGCGTGGCCAACGCTTTCCGGGCGGAGTCGCCCATGCTGCTGATCGGCGGCGGCGGGCCGCTCAAGCAGTACAAGATGGGCGCGCTGCAGGACCTCGCCCACGTCCCCATGATGACGCCGATCACCAAGTTCGCTTCCACGGTGATGACCACCGAGCGTTGCGCGGAGATGATGAGCCAGGCGGTGCGCGAGATGTACAACGGCGCGCCGGGCCCGGGCTACCTGGAAATCCCGCACGACGTGCTGGACGCCAAGGTAGACGCGTCCAAGGTGCGCATCCCCAAGAACTACCGGGTGCGGGGCGAATTCATCGGCGATCCCAACGAGCTGGCCAAGGCGGCCGAGGCCATCGCCACCGCGGAGCGCCCGGTGGTCCTGTTCGGCACCCAGACCCGCACCTGCCGGGCTCACGAAGCGGTGGACCGCTTCGCCCGCCACTTCAACATCCCGGTGTACGTGAACGGCGCGGCGCGCGGCACCCTGCCCCGCAACCATCCGTACAACTTTATGCCCTCCCGGCGCGTCGCCTTCGACAACGCGGACGTGATCTTCCTCGTAGGTACGCCTTTGGATTTCCGCATGGGCTACGGCCGGCGGCTCAACCCCAAGGCGAAGATCATCATCCTCGACATGGACTACAAGAACGTCGGGTACAACCGGGACTTCGACATCGGCCTGGTCGGCAACATCCGGGCGATCCTGAACGCCATGTGCGAGGCGTCCAAAGGCGACGTGGCGCGCAAGCACGATCCCTTCATCAAGATGCTGCGCGAGGAAGAGGAGAAGACTAAAAACAAGAACGACAAGATCGTCAAGGACGACAGCCGCGTGCCGATTCACCCGCTGCGCCTGGTCCACGAGATCAACGAATTCCTGCTGGAGGACACCGTGTTCATCGGCGACGGGGGCGATATCGTGACCTTCTCCGGCTCGGTGGTGAGACCTCACAAGCCGGGCGGCTGGATGGATCCGGGGCCCCTGGGAACCCTGGGCGTGGGCACCGGTTTCGCCCTCGCTTCTAGGCTGCTGCAGCCCGAGCGCGACGTGGTGGTGCTCTTCGGGGACGGCTCTTTCGGCCTGACCGGCTTCGATTTCGAGACCATGGTGCGCAACAAGCTGCCCTTCGTCGGGGTGATCGGCAACAACGCCTCGTGGAACCAGATCCGCTACGGCCAGGCGATGAAGTACGGCAAGGAGCGGGGCGATGTGGGCAACGTGCTCGCCGACGTGCGCTTCGACAAGTTCGCCGAGGCCATGGGCGGCTTCGGCATCCGGGTGACCGAGCCCAACCAGATCAGGCCGGCGCTGGAGAAGGCCCGGGATGCGGGCGTGCCGGCCCTGGTGGACGTGGTGATCGACCGGGAGGTGTACTCGAGCGGCACCATGAATCAGACCATGTACAAGTAA
- a CDS encoding cAMP-binding protein yields MVALVAHPEYKILRLQLRQNLVLKNMSPVAWAELEPLLEIADYPKGKSLENQGDLSMEQYFIIEGILKRVVTNKEGKEMILRFAAESDIDTSYAAWRLKTPIPYSIRAVTRVRAAKLSMEQWVRFMDRHPSVKADFEFEVMKLMSEVMAHTITLHLLDAPGRVHRFMRKHPELTERLPKKELASYLNLSPETLSRLKHKGKIEI; encoded by the coding sequence ATGGTCGCTCTGGTCGCCCACCCCGAATACAAGATTTTGCGCCTGCAGCTCCGGCAGAACCTGGTCCTCAAGAACATGTCGCCGGTAGCGTGGGCGGAACTTGAACCTTTGCTGGAGATCGCCGACTACCCGAAGGGGAAGTCCCTGGAAAACCAGGGCGACCTTTCCATGGAGCAGTACTTCATCATCGAAGGCATTCTCAAGCGGGTGGTGACCAACAAGGAAGGGAAGGAGATGATCCTGCGCTTCGCGGCGGAAAGCGACATCGATACGAGCTACGCCGCCTGGCGCCTGAAGACCCCTATCCCGTACTCGATCCGCGCCGTCACCCGGGTGCGCGCCGCCAAGCTTTCCATGGAGCAATGGGTGCGCTTCATGGACCGGCATCCGAGCGTCAAGGCCGACTTCGAATTCGAGGTGATGAAGCTGATGAGCGAGGTGATGGCCCATACCATCACGCTCCACCTACTGGACGCCCCTGGCCGGGTGCATCGCTTCATGCGTAAGCACCCCGAGCTGACGGAGCGGCTTCCCAAGAAAGAGCTGGCGTCCTACCTCAATCTGTCGCCGGAAACCCTAAGCCGGCTCAAGCACAAGGGCAAGATCGAGATCTAA
- a CDS encoding tricarboxylate transporter yields the protein MEEIAALFHGFAVVLSPENFMLMLLGVVLGVIIGVLPGLGGANGIAILLPLTFSMDPTSAIIMLSCIYWGALFGGAITSILFNIPGEPWSVATTFDGYPLAQQGRAGEALTAAFTSSFFGAFVAVVIITFLAPLVADFALEFGPPEFFSVYLLTFCSFVAMGKGSPFKIIASMMLGFALAAVGIDTVTGQLRLTFGITELLKGFDFLVAVIGLFGIGEILLTMEEGLEFRAAAQGKINLKVVLETWAKLPRYWITAIRGSLIGCWLGITPGGATPASFMSYGVAKRMSKDGDKFGTGQIEGIVAPETAAHAAGTSALLPMISLGIPGSPTAAVLLGGLLIWGLQPGPLLFVEKADFVWGLIAAMYLGNIAGLIVVLTCVPLFAAILRIPFAVIAPVIIVICAVGAYTVANAQVDIWYMIAFGFIGYVFKKLEYPLAPLVLAIVLGDRAEDSFRQSMLVAQGDLTVLWSNWLVGSITTLALVMLFWPLISKGLKRIRSGRIDTLQEQRPVE from the coding sequence GTGGAAGAGATCGCTGCACTGTTTCATGGGTTCGCGGTGGTGCTCAGCCCGGAGAACTTCATGCTTATGCTCCTGGGCGTGGTGCTGGGCGTCATCATCGGCGTGCTGCCAGGCCTGGGCGGGGCGAACGGTATCGCGATTCTGCTGCCGCTCACCTTCTCCATGGATCCCACTTCCGCCATCATCATGCTTTCCTGCATCTACTGGGGGGCTTTGTTCGGTGGCGCCATCACGTCGATTTTGTTCAACATCCCCGGTGAGCCGTGGTCGGTGGCGACCACCTTCGACGGTTACCCCCTGGCCCAGCAGGGCCGCGCCGGGGAAGCGCTGACGGCCGCCTTCACCTCCTCGTTCTTCGGCGCCTTCGTGGCGGTGGTCATCATCACCTTCCTAGCGCCCCTGGTGGCGGATTTCGCCCTGGAATTCGGTCCGCCCGAATTCTTCTCCGTGTACCTGCTCACTTTCTGCAGCTTCGTCGCCATGGGCAAGGGCTCGCCGTTCAAGATCATCGCCTCTATGATGTTGGGCTTTGCCCTGGCCGCGGTGGGAATCGACACGGTGACCGGCCAGTTGCGCCTCACCTTCGGCATCACGGAGCTATTGAAGGGCTTCGACTTCCTGGTGGCGGTCATCGGGTTGTTCGGCATCGGCGAGATCCTGCTCACCATGGAGGAAGGCCTGGAGTTCCGGGCTGCCGCCCAGGGCAAGATCAATTTGAAGGTGGTGCTGGAGACCTGGGCCAAGCTGCCCAGGTACTGGATCACGGCGATCCGCGGCTCCCTGATCGGCTGCTGGCTGGGCATTACCCCGGGCGGGGCGACGCCGGCCTCCTTCATGAGCTACGGGGTCGCCAAGCGCATGTCCAAGGACGGGGATAAGTTCGGCACCGGCCAGATCGAGGGCATCGTCGCCCCGGAAACGGCAGCCCATGCAGCGGGTACCAGCGCCCTGCTGCCTATGATTTCCCTCGGCATCCCGGGGTCGCCCACGGCGGCGGTGCTGCTGGGAGGGCTCCTCATCTGGGGACTGCAGCCGGGCCCGCTTCTGTTCGTGGAAAAGGCGGATTTCGTCTGGGGTCTGATCGCCGCCATGTACCTGGGCAACATCGCGGGCCTCATTGTGGTGCTCACCTGCGTGCCCCTCTTTGCCGCGATCCTGCGCATTCCGTTCGCGGTGATCGCCCCGGTGATCATCGTCATCTGCGCGGTGGGCGCCTACACCGTGGCTAATGCCCAGGTGGACATCTGGTACATGATCGCTTTTGGCTTCATCGGGTACGTGTTCAAGAAGCTGGAGTACCCGCTGGCGCCCCTGGTCCTGGCCATCGTCTTGGGGGATCGCGCCGAGGACTCCTTCCGGCAGTCCATGCTGGTAGCTCAGGGGGATCTGACGGTGCTTTGGTCCAACTGGCTGGTGGGCAGCATTACCACCCTGGCCCTCGTCATGCTCTTCTGGCCGCTCATCTCCAAGGGGCTCAAGAGAATCCGCTCCGGCCGGATCGACACCCTCCAGGAACAGCGGCCGGTGGAATGA
- a CDS encoding tricarboxylate transporter, with amino-acid sequence MKPTMSRVGRAAKIGAIGGLFGFLAASPLAATAAWEPTKPVEFIIPAGTGGGADQMARFIQGVVAKHKLMKQPMVVINKAGGAGAEGFLDVKGDKGNPHKIIITLSNLFTTPLATGVPFNWKDLTPVAMLALDEFVLWVNAETPYKTAMEYVEGCKKKGPGQCKMGGTGSKQEDQIITVGIEQATGVKFTYVPFKGGGDVAVQLVGKHVDSSVNNPIEAVGHWRSGKLRPLCVFDTQRMPYKDKVTTDMAWADIPTCKEQGLDIDYLMLRGIFMPAGVTQEQVNYYVELFKKVRETPDWKEFMEKGAFNQSFMTGEEYRKWVEQAEARHKDLMQKAGFLAK; translated from the coding sequence ATGAAACCAACAATGTCAAGGGTAGGGCGGGCCGCGAAGATCGGGGCGATCGGGGGTCTCTTCGGTTTCCTGGCGGCATCCCCGCTCGCGGCGACGGCGGCTTGGGAGCCCACCAAGCCGGTGGAATTCATCATCCCCGCCGGCACCGGCGGCGGCGCGGACCAGATGGCGCGCTTCATCCAGGGGGTGGTGGCCAAGCACAAATTGATGAAGCAGCCCATGGTGGTCATCAACAAGGCGGGCGGCGCGGGCGCCGAGGGATTCCTGGACGTGAAGGGCGACAAGGGCAACCCCCACAAGATCATCATCACCCTGTCCAACCTGTTCACCACGCCCCTGGCGACCGGAGTGCCGTTCAACTGGAAGGACCTTACCCCCGTGGCCATGCTGGCGCTGGACGAGTTCGTGCTGTGGGTGAACGCCGAGACGCCGTATAAGACGGCCATGGAATACGTCGAAGGCTGCAAGAAAAAGGGCCCAGGCCAGTGCAAGATGGGGGGTACCGGCTCGAAGCAGGAGGATCAGATCATTACTGTAGGCATCGAGCAGGCGACCGGAGTGAAGTTCACCTACGTGCCCTTCAAGGGCGGCGGCGACGTGGCCGTTCAGCTCGTGGGCAAGCACGTGGACTCCAGCGTCAACAACCCGATCGAGGCCGTGGGCCACTGGCGCAGCGGGAAGCTGCGCCCGCTGTGCGTGTTCGACACCCAGCGCATGCCCTACAAGGACAAAGTGACCACCGACATGGCCTGGGCCGACATCCCCACCTGCAAGGAGCAGGGGCTGGACATCGACTACTTGATGCTGCGCGGCATCTTCATGCCGGCCGGGGTCACCCAGGAGCAGGTGAACTACTACGTCGAGCTGTTTAAGAAGGTGCGGGAGACGCCCGACTGGAAGGAGTTCATGGAAAAAGGCGCCTTCAACCAGAGCTTCATGACTGGGGAAGAGTACCGCAAGTGGGTGGAACAGGCGGAAGCCCGGCATAAGGACCTGATGCAGAAGGCCGGCTTCCTGGCGAAGTAA
- a CDS encoding universal stress protein codes for MAKLLVPVDGSENSLRAVDFVIKKAGWYREPVEIHLINVQPPIVSGNVTMFISQDQLNDYYQEEGLKALEPARAKLDGAQVPYKHHILVGDPAEMIARFARERGCDQILMGTRGLGAIGSLLLGSVATKVIHLADVPVLLVK; via the coding sequence ATGGCGAAATTACTGGTGCCAGTGGATGGCTCGGAGAATTCGCTCCGGGCGGTGGATTTCGTGATCAAGAAGGCGGGCTGGTACCGGGAGCCCGTGGAGATTCATCTGATCAACGTGCAGCCGCCCATCGTGTCCGGCAACGTGACCATGTTCATCAGCCAGGATCAGCTCAACGACTATTACCAGGAAGAGGGACTAAAAGCCCTGGAGCCGGCGCGGGCGAAGCTCGACGGGGCCCAGGTGCCCTACAAACATCACATCCTCGTGGGAGACCCGGCCGAGATGATCGCCCGCTTCGCCCGGGAACGGGGATGCGACCAGATCCTGATGGGCACCCGGGGCCTGGGAGCCATTGGCAGCCTCTTGCTGGGCTCGGTCGCCACTAAGGTCATCCACCTGGCGGACGTACCGGTGTTGCTGGTGAAATGA
- the fhs gene encoding formate--tetrahydrofolate ligase, whose translation MLSDIEIAQRAKMKRIREVAEGLGVPEDALEPYGHYKAKVSLEWVDSLKSRRDGKLILVTAISPTPAGEGKTTTTVGLGDALNRIGKKAIICLREPSLGPVFGVKGGAAGGGYAQVVPMEDINLHFTGDFNAIALANNLLAAMVDNHVHHGNELGIDVRRIAWKRVMDMNDRALRDIVVSLGGPGNGYPREDGFDIVVASEVMAIFCLATSLKDLKERLGNIVVGYTREQKPVRARDLNAHGAMTVLLKDALKPNLVQTLENNPAFIHGGPFANIAHGCNSVIATQTALKLADYVVTEAGFGADLGAEKFVDIKCRKSGLRPDAVVIVATIRALKYHGGADLKSLNQENLAALEKGIANLERHVNNVRNHYGLPCVVSINHFSHDTAAEVELLKKKMAHHEAPVVVARHWAEGGKGAEELARTVVKLIETTPANFKFVYPDSASLWDKIQTVARNIYGAAEVTADSKVRAQIKKLQEDGYGHYPICVAKTQYSFSTDPQLRGAPSGHVINVREVRLAAGAEFVVMICGDIMTMPGLPKVPSAEKIDLDENGKVVGLF comes from the coding sequence ATGCTGAGCGACATTGAAATCGCGCAACGTGCCAAGATGAAGCGCATCAGAGAGGTGGCCGAGGGGCTGGGGGTTCCCGAGGACGCCCTGGAGCCCTACGGGCATTACAAGGCGAAGGTGTCGCTCGAGTGGGTGGACAGCCTCAAGTCGCGCCGCGACGGCAAGCTCATCCTGGTGACCGCGATCAGTCCCACCCCCGCGGGGGAGGGCAAGACCACCACCACGGTGGGGCTAGGCGATGCGCTGAACCGCATTGGCAAGAAAGCGATCATCTGCCTGCGCGAGCCCTCCCTGGGGCCGGTGTTCGGGGTCAAAGGTGGGGCGGCGGGGGGTGGCTACGCCCAGGTGGTGCCCATGGAGGACATCAACCTGCATTTCACTGGCGACTTCAACGCCATTGCGCTGGCCAACAACCTCCTGGCGGCCATGGTGGACAACCATGTCCACCATGGCAACGAGCTGGGCATCGACGTGCGGCGCATCGCCTGGAAGCGGGTGATGGACATGAACGACCGGGCGCTGCGCGACATCGTGGTCTCCCTGGGGGGCCCCGGCAACGGCTACCCGCGCGAGGACGGCTTCGATATCGTGGTCGCCTCCGAGGTCATGGCCATTTTCTGCCTGGCCACCAGCCTCAAGGACCTCAAAGAGCGGCTGGGCAACATCGTGGTGGGCTACACCCGGGAGCAGAAGCCGGTGCGGGCGCGGGACCTAAACGCTCACGGCGCCATGACCGTGCTGCTCAAGGACGCCTTAAAGCCCAACCTGGTGCAGACCTTGGAGAACAACCCCGCCTTCATCCACGGCGGGCCCTTCGCCAACATCGCCCACGGCTGCAACTCCGTCATCGCCACGCAAACGGCGCTAAAGCTCGCCGACTACGTGGTGACGGAGGCCGGTTTCGGCGCCGACCTGGGGGCGGAGAAGTTCGTCGACATCAAGTGCCGCAAGAGCGGGCTCAGGCCCGATGCGGTGGTGATCGTGGCCACCATCCGCGCGCTCAAGTACCACGGGGGCGCGGACCTGAAGAGCCTCAACCAAGAGAACCTGGCGGCGCTGGAGAAGGGCATCGCCAACCTGGAGCGGCACGTCAACAACGTGCGTAACCACTACGGGCTGCCGTGCGTGGTCTCGATCAACCACTTCAGCCACGACACGGCGGCCGAGGTTGAGCTGCTGAAGAAGAAGATGGCCCATCACGAGGCGCCGGTGGTGGTGGCGCGCCACTGGGCGGAAGGGGGCAAAGGGGCGGAAGAGCTGGCGCGCACCGTAGTCAAGTTGATCGAAACCACCCCGGCCAACTTCAAGTTCGTCTACCCCGATTCCGCCTCCCTGTGGGACAAGATCCAGACGGTGGCGCGCAACATCTACGGGGCGGCGGAGGTCACGGCCGACTCCAAGGTGCGCGCCCAGATCAAGAAGCTGCAGGAGGACGGCTACGGCCACTACCCGATCTGCGTGGCCAAGACCCAGTACTCCTTTTCCACCGACCCCCAGCTGCGCGGGGCGCCCTCCGGGCACGTGATCAATGTTCGGGAAGTGCGCCTGGCGGCGGGGGCGGAGTTCGTGGTCATGATCTGCGGCGACATTATGACCATGCCGGGGCTGCCCAAGGTGCCCTCGGCCGAAAAAATCGACCTGGACGAAAACGGCAAGGTGGTGGGATTGTTCTAA